CAATCTTATGCGCTATTTCCTAATATGACTGTTAAAGAAAATATAGCATTTGGTTTGCGGATGCAAAAAGTTAATAATACAGAGCTAGAACAACGTGTACAAGATATGCTCCATATCGTTCATTTGACAGAAAAAGCGAATGCTTATCCAAAGGAGTTATCAGGCGGGCAACAGCAACGTGTAGCGCTTGCACGTGCGCTTATTGTGCGACCGAAAGTATTGCTTTTAGATGAACCTCTTAGTGCACTTGATGCCCAAATACGAAAAAAATTGCAGACCGATTTACGGGCAATACAACGCAAGCTTGGCATGACGATGATTCTAGTAACACATGATCAAGATGAAGCTATGGCTGTGTCAGACAAAATATTTGTGATGAGCAATGGGCAAATTGCGCAATGTGGTTCACCGACAGAAATTTATACAAATCCACAAAGTGAATTTATCGCTAATTTCATTGGTCATTATAATGTTATTCCTAGACAAGTGTTAGAGACAATGATTGGAGAAAAATTACCTGGAGATAATAAGAAGTTTGCCATACGACCAGAAGCTCTTCATTTAGAGATGATGGAAGGTGACCTTTGCCTTCGCGGTGTAGCGACACAGTCACTTATGAGTGGCAATATTATCCGTACAACGCTTGAAGGTGACTGTATGTTTACAATGGAACAGTTACATCAACGTGGGCATACGCTTGAAGTGGGTAAAAACTACAAATGTTATGTAGCGAAGGAAGATGTGATTGCACTGTCATGACATATGCAAAAATTGAACGTTTTGAATTTATTTTAAAGCAGTTAGAGCTTGATGGCAAAATTATTGTAGCGAATATTGCTGAGACACTGCTCGTAGCACCTGAAACTGTTCGTCGAGATTTGGATGAGCTAGAACAACAGCATTTATTGACCCGAGTGCATGGCGGGGCAATCAAATATACCAACGTTCGAACGGAGCCAGCATTTTTGCGAAAACTGCAAATGCATAAAGAGGCGAAATGTGCTATTGCACGTCAGGCCGCACAGCGTATTTGTGATGGAGATACGATTGCCGTTGATACAGGGACGACGACAGTCCATATAGCGGATTACTTAATGGCAGTTGATGATATTACGGTTGTGACTAATTCTATTGCCGCCGCCGCACAGTTTAATCTCGCCATTGAAGAAAGACGGATGACAGGGAAAGTTATTTTACTAGGCGGTACAACAAATCCAAGGCAAGCTTCAGTTGCAGGTGCGATGACGTTGGAGTGGTTAAGTCATATGAACTTTGATAAGGCCTTTTTATCATGCGGGGGCATCAAGGATGGCATTGTCTATGATTATGATTTAGATGAATCCTTGATTTCCCAAAAAATGCTTCAACAAAGTAAGAATTGTATATTACTAGCGGATGCATCAAAGCTTAATGGCAAATCATTTTATCAAATTTGTGATTTGGCACAATGTACGGAAATCATGTGTGATATGGCTTGTCCTGAGGAATGGCAAGCGTACGAAGAACAGTGGACAGTATGTAGTGGAGGGAAGAGTTGATGACAATTGATTACCATGTACATTTAGAGGAGGGCCCATATTCTTTTCGTTGGTTGGAGCGAACATCACAAGCCATAGCCAATTTTCATGACCTAAAAAATGTTGACAATGGCTCTAAAGCTTTAATTGAGTGGCAAGTGGCAACGCTTGCTAAAAGATTGCATAATGGCTGTTATAGTGAAGAATGGCTCGATTTATATTTACAACGGGCAAAGCAACTTGGTTTACGAGAGGTAGGCATTGTGGATCATTTGTATCGGTTTAAGGAAACACGCTCCTATTTTGAGCGTTATATGCAATTGGATGAATCAACAGAAATCGGTCAACTCCAACGATATTGGCTAAATAGTGTGATGACAGAAAGTATGGACGATTTCGTAATGGCAATTGACAAGGCAAAGGACAAATGGCGTCAGCACGGTGTTGAGTTAAGGCTAGGGATTGAAGCGGATTATTTTGTAGGCGGTGAAGAAGAATTGACCGCGCTCCTACAAGGGCATCCGTGGGATTATGTTATTGGCTCGGTTCATTTTATAGATGGCTGGGGTTTTGATAATCCACAAACGGAGCATCTATTTAAAAAGATGGACCAGCCAACTTTACAGATGAAGTATACACAGTTTTATACCACGGTTGTGCAAATGATTCAGTCTAATATGTTTGATTTTGTAGCTCATTTGGATAATTTTAAAGTCTTTAATTATCATGTGCAGGATGAGGCGTTTAATCTTTTATGGTATGAACAGATTGCACAGGCGCTTGTCGCAACACAAACTGCTACAGAAATAAACGCAGGGTTATATTATCGCTATCCGGTTAAAGAAATGTGCCCCGGTCCACTGTTTTTGCAAGTTCTCGTGAAACGAGGTGTCGAGTTTACCGTATCTTCAGACGCCCACTTCCCAGATGATTTAGGAAACTATACATTTGCCAATACAGATTGGCTAAAAACTTTGGGTGTTAAGAAGCTTTTAGGCTTCCAACAACGCACCAAGAAATATATCGAGCTTTAACGAAGATCACCGTTGATACCTGTCATCGGTGATTTTTTCTGTTTCAAGCAGTGGCAACTAGATGTTACAAACGGGGACATGTCGAATTCTTCTGGTTAAGAAAGTGTATTTAAGTCAAAACCACGACATTTAGTACGCAAACCTTGTAGGAAGTAGTAATCATTCAGTATAATAGTAAAATGGGAATTCGAATGCACGGATTTCGTTTGAAAGGAGTTACCTGACCTGCAATGAATGAGGAACAACGCTTAACGAGTCAACAAGTCAATCAACCAAAAAAAGAAGACAAGCCTGAAAAGGATTATAGTAAATATTTTGAGAAGGTCTTTACGGCACCTTCATTAAAAGATGCAAAAAAACGTGGCAAAGAAGAAGTGAAATATCATAAAGACTTCCAAATTGCTGAACAATTCGCTGGCATGGGTGAAGGGCGGACGTTTTATATCCGTACGTATGGCTGTCAGATGAATGAGCATGATACAGAAGTAATGGCTGGTATTTTTATGCAACTTGGCTATACTTCAACAGACATTATCGAAGAAGCAGATGTGGTGTTACTGAATACATGTGCGATTCGTGAAAATGCAGAAAACAAAGTATTTGGAGAGCTTGGTTTCCTGCTAAAATATAAACGTAAAAATCCAGAAATGTTGATTGGCGTCTGTGGTTGTATGTCACAGGAAGAATCCGTCGTCAATAAAATTTTAAAAACGTATCCACACGTCGATATGGTATTTGGAACGCACAATATTCATCGCCTGCCAAATATTTTAAAAGAAGCGTACATGTCAAAAGAAATGGTTGTAGAGGTTTGGTCGAAAGAGGGCGACGTTATTGAAAACTTGCCGAAAAAACGTCTAGGTTCCATAAAAGCTTGGGTCAATATTATGTATGGCTGTGACAAGTTTTGTACGTACTGCATTGTACCTTATACACGTGGCAAAGAGCGTAGTCGCCGTCCAGAAGAAATCATAGCAGAAGTGCGTGAGCTAGCTGCTGCAGGCTATAAAGAAATCATGCTATTAGGGCAAAATGTCAACGCTTACGGCAAAGATTTTGAGGACATGGATTATCGACTGGGTGATTTAATGAATGAATTGCGAAAAATAGATATTCCACGGATTCGCTTTACAACAAGTCACCCGCGTGATTTTGATGATCATTTAATCGAGGTATTGGCGAAAGGTGGCAATTTAGTTGAACACATTCACTTACCGGTACAATCAGGCTCAAATGATGTATTAAAAATTATGGCGCGCAAATATAGTCGTGAGCATTTCCTTAGCTTAGTAGATAAGATTAAAGCCGCAATCCCAGGTGTTACATTAACAACAGATATTATTGTTGGTTACCCAAACGAAACGGAAGAGCAATTCGAAGAGACGTTATCTTTATATCGTGAAGTAGGCTTTGATATGGCCTTTACGTATATTTACTCTCCACGCGAAGGAACACCAGCCGCGAAGATGGTTGATAATGTTCCTGAAGAGGTGAAAAAGGAACGTCTACATCGTTTAAATGCTGTCGTACAAGAATATTCTAGAAAAGCGCTAGAGGGCTTGAAGGGCGAAGTGGTTGAAGTGTTAGTTGAAGGAACAAGTAAACGTCGTGATGATGTGCTTGCTGGCTATACGCGTAAAAATCGTCTCGTCAATTTTAAAGCACCTTCAGAGTTGATTGGTCAGTTAGTGAAAGTGAAAATAATAGAGGCTACTTCTTATTCATTAACTGGTGAATTTGTGGAAGTAGTAAAAAATGAAAAGGTGGAAGCGTAAATGACTCAAGTATTGTATACAAAAGAAGATTTAATTAAGAAATCCCATGAAATTGCGCATATGATTGCCAATACACCAGAAGTTGAGTTTTTCAAAAAAGCTGAAGCACAAATTAATGAAAATCAACTTGTTCGTGAACGTATTGCTAGTTTAAAAAGCTTACAAAAGCAAGCAGTAAACTTTCAACACCTAGGCAAAGAAAAAGCGTTAAAAATGATTGAAGACAAAATTGCAAAAATTGAAGAAGAAATTAATGATATTCCTGTTGTGCAGCAATTTAAAGAATCACAAGGTGATGTCAACGACTTATTACAATTAGTATCAAATACCATTGCTAACAATGTGACGAACGAAATTGTACGCTCAACAGGTGGCGATGTGTTACGTGGTGAAACGGGTTCGTATGTACAAAATACACAGCCAGGTAGTTGCTCATAAATAATAGAAGAAACAGCTCGAATGACAGCATTCGGGCTATTTTTATGCCGAAATTTAGGATGGCGTCGGTACTGAATTAGAGCCCCTCTTAACGCTGTTGAATGCAAAAATGGAGAAAGTAAATCAATTAGATTCTATGAAATCTGTTCACCCAATGGGCGCTACCTGCATATGATGGAGTGAAAAGAGTCGAAGGAGGAATTGCGCTGAAACGTTTACGACAAATCGTGACGAAAGCAGTAGTTGCCAAAGGGAAGAAGAGAACAGAAGAACGTGTAACGTTATGTCCAACAAATAAACCGACGAGCATTCTCGGTTGCTGGGTAATCAACCATACTTGTTCAGCAAAAAAAGTCGGTAAATTTGTAGAAGTGTCAGGAAAGTTTGATGTCAATGTATGGTATGCTTATAGTAATCATTCGAAAACAGCAGTGTTTTCAGAAACGGTTCACTATAAAGATAAGGTAAAGCTGCACTTTAGAGATGGCGAAGTAACAGTTGGCGATGATGTACGTGTGCGTGTGATACAAGAACCAAATTGCATGGAAGCGATAATTTCTCCATGTGGCACGAAATTTGAAATTGTAGTAGAGCGTGAGACTGTTGTTGAGGTAATGGGTGAAATGACAATTTGCATTAGTGTACATCCGCTAGATTTCGAAGAGGAATGGAACTTTAATGATGAAAGCTCATCTTCCTCTTCATCCTCGTCTAGCTCTAGTTCCAGCTCGTCAAGCTCAAGCAGTGACGGTAGGTTTGTTTTAGAGTCCTCATCGTTTCCTGATGAACGACCAAGATAAATCACAAGATGATATTTTTTTGATACATGCGAAATGCTAGCATCTTTACAAAGGTGAAATAAGCGTTTCGCATGTATCTTTTGTTATAATAAAACTAACAATCAGAGGATGACGTCTACTTGTCTTTGAAGAAAATCGTTGAGGGTGAAACTTTGGATCGTACAGAATCGTTGCTAAACAAACACTTAGCCCCAAGCATAAGCGCTGGTGAAGACGTACTGATGCGTCAAGGTTCGCTATCACAATGAAGGAAGTAACGAAAACGGTGTGCACATAGAGGCAACACATAAAATGATTTAGACGTAAATATGCCAAAGCATATTTGATTTTAGTGCAAGAGCGAGGGAATTTATATATGACAACCTATACACC
This DNA window, taken from Lysinibacillus sp. FSL M8-0337, encodes the following:
- a CDS encoding histidinol phosphate phosphatase domain-containing protein, with amino-acid sequence MTIDYHVHLEEGPYSFRWLERTSQAIANFHDLKNVDNGSKALIEWQVATLAKRLHNGCYSEEWLDLYLQRAKQLGLREVGIVDHLYRFKETRSYFERYMQLDESTEIGQLQRYWLNSVMTESMDDFVMAIDKAKDKWRQHGVELRLGIEADYFVGGEEELTALLQGHPWDYVIGSVHFIDGWGFDNPQTEHLFKKMDQPTLQMKYTQFYTTVVQMIQSNMFDFVAHLDNFKVFNYHVQDEAFNLLWYEQIAQALVATQTATEINAGLYYRYPVKEMCPGPLFLQVLVKRGVEFTVSSDAHFPDDLGNYTFANTDWLKTLGVKKLLGFQQRTKKYIEL
- the cotE gene encoding outer spore coat protein CotE encodes the protein MKRVEGGIALKRLRQIVTKAVVAKGKKRTEERVTLCPTNKPTSILGCWVINHTCSAKKVGKFVEVSGKFDVNVWYAYSNHSKTAVFSETVHYKDKVKLHFRDGEVTVGDDVRVRVIQEPNCMEAIISPCGTKFEIVVERETVVEVMGEMTICISVHPLDFEEEWNFNDESSSSSSSSSSSSSSSSSSSSDGRFVLESSSFPDERPR
- the miaB gene encoding tRNA (N6-isopentenyl adenosine(37)-C2)-methylthiotransferase MiaB, whose translation is MNEEQRLTSQQVNQPKKEDKPEKDYSKYFEKVFTAPSLKDAKKRGKEEVKYHKDFQIAEQFAGMGEGRTFYIRTYGCQMNEHDTEVMAGIFMQLGYTSTDIIEEADVVLLNTCAIRENAENKVFGELGFLLKYKRKNPEMLIGVCGCMSQEESVVNKILKTYPHVDMVFGTHNIHRLPNILKEAYMSKEMVVEVWSKEGDVIENLPKKRLGSIKAWVNIMYGCDKFCTYCIVPYTRGKERSRRPEEIIAEVRELAAAGYKEIMLLGQNVNAYGKDFEDMDYRLGDLMNELRKIDIPRIRFTTSHPRDFDDHLIEVLAKGGNLVEHIHLPVQSGSNDVLKIMARKYSREHFLSLVDKIKAAIPGVTLTTDIIVGYPNETEEQFEETLSLYREVGFDMAFTYIYSPREGTPAAKMVDNVPEEVKKERLHRLNAVVQEYSRKALEGLKGEVVEVLVEGTSKRRDDVLAGYTRKNRLVNFKAPSELIGQLVKVKIIEATSYSLTGEFVEVVKNEKVEA
- a CDS encoding ABC transporter ATP-binding protein is translated as MSYIVIEGLHKKYDQTTVLSNIDMTIEKGQLITLLGPSGCGKSTILRIIAGLTNATAGEIQLEGQNMNGVQPKERQVGMVFQSYALFPNMTVKENIAFGLRMQKVNNTELEQRVQDMLHIVHLTEKANAYPKELSGGQQQRVALARALIVRPKVLLLDEPLSALDAQIRKKLQTDLRAIQRKLGMTMILVTHDQDEAMAVSDKIFVMSNGQIAQCGSPTEIYTNPQSEFIANFIGHYNVIPRQVLETMIGEKLPGDNKKFAIRPEALHLEMMEGDLCLRGVATQSLMSGNIIRTTLEGDCMFTMEQLHQRGHTLEVGKNYKCYVAKEDVIALS
- a CDS encoding RicAFT regulatory complex protein RicA family protein, translated to MTQVLYTKEDLIKKSHEIAHMIANTPEVEFFKKAEAQINENQLVRERIASLKSLQKQAVNFQHLGKEKALKMIEDKIAKIEEEINDIPVVQQFKESQGDVNDLLQLVSNTIANNVTNEIVRSTGGDVLRGETGSYVQNTQPGSCS
- a CDS encoding DeoR/GlpR family DNA-binding transcription regulator, which produces MTYAKIERFEFILKQLELDGKIIVANIAETLLVAPETVRRDLDELEQQHLLTRVHGGAIKYTNVRTEPAFLRKLQMHKEAKCAIARQAAQRICDGDTIAVDTGTTTVHIADYLMAVDDITVVTNSIAAAAQFNLAIEERRMTGKVILLGGTTNPRQASVAGAMTLEWLSHMNFDKAFLSCGGIKDGIVYDYDLDESLISQKMLQQSKNCILLADASKLNGKSFYQICDLAQCTEIMCDMACPEEWQAYEEQWTVCSGGKS